The sequence CACTCGATCTCTCTGAAGGCGACATCATTACAATCTTCTCCCAGTATGGCGAACCCGTGCACATCAATCTACTCCGAGATAAAGAGACCGGGAAAAGCCGCGGCTTCGCATTTTTAAAATACGAGGATCAGCGGAGTACGGACCTAGCCGTTGATAATTTGGGAGGGGCGACAGTCCTTGGGCGAATGTTGCGTGTGGATCATGCTCGGTATAAGcggagagatgatgaggaggaaggtGACAATGTTGCTAGGCTGATGGGCGATGCAACTATTGCCGAGGGTAAAGCCGATGGCGACGAGAGCAGACgcgagagaaggagacggaGCGACGACGAGATGGAGGAACGCCGCCCTCTgctcaaggaagagaaagagcttcaagatctcatccACAaccatgacgatgaggatccCATGAAGGAGTTCTtgatcgaggagaagaaagaagagatcgCGCTGGCGCTAGCAAGATACAAAAACAGTAAACGGTCTTCCCATCGACGCGACGACAGCAGAGAGCGCTCTAGCCGACATCATCGTCGCCATCGCTCTCGGTCCACGGAGCGCAGGCACCGGCGCCACCAATCTCGAAGCCCGGAGAGACGATCGCGACCGCGGTCGTCAGACCGTGGGAAAGAATCCAGAAGCCACCGCTCTGCGGAACACGATGAGCGTCATCGGCGGCAACGAATTGATCGAGCAGATGGATCCAGAAGGGAACAGTCGGTCGAGCGCTCCCGCTCACCGGACGCGCGACGACATCGCAGTGATCGCGAACGGCATGAACACCGTCACTGAAAGTCTACACTACGTTGCGAAATTTTGCATATTGCAATGTTGTCCCGCCAAAAAACAGTTTGGAGCTTTGCGATAGCGATTTGTCTGATATGCATCATGTATTGCATCTCAGCATCGCTTTTCCGATCAAACGACCCCCGTGCCCCCGTGTTTAGGGGGAACTTTCTCAGACATGATTCAAGTTTCCCTGATTAATTGCGTGGGACTGCAGCGATCCGAAGTTGAGAGATTGGATATTCATCAAAGTCCAGTTCAGCCCCCTAGGTATCGCTTCCAGCCATCGCGCATGCAGTAACGTCTTCCGTCATCGCCGTTCCGCAGGATAAACTTCTCCCAACGCCCATCCTGACCTGCTCCAAGGACCAGCAGAGTTTGATTATCCAACCATCCAATGACCCCTTTCACAGGCCGCCCCATTGACGTACCCGTGGGCATGCCATACAATATCCCGGATGCAGCCTCGTTCCCGATCTCGAAATGCGCGCTCGCTGACGAATAAATGTCCGAAAAGACTCGCGGGAGCAAAGGAAGCCGGCCTAATATCCCCCACTTTTGGCTTGCGCTCTCCTCCGTGGATGCCGCAGGCGATTGGCTGCGATGGGGAAGATGTGGGTGTGGCACATCAAAGATATGGAGGGTGGATTTGTCTGAAGTCACAGCTAGAAGAGTGTTGGAGGGCGAAAACGCCAGAGAAAATATGACTGCGTGGTCCACGCCGCGGCGCAATTCGGCCAATTTTGTGCAATTGGTTGTTGAAAACACCCGCACCAGTGTTCCCTAAATCATGTTAGTAGACCAAAATCCAGACCCTGACGAAGACAAGATTCTCACCGCTTCACTGGCTGTGGCGAGAAGCTCACCGTCCGGGCTGAGAGTCATGGCACGTAGGGGAGAGCTGTGGGCCGGGATGATACTGATGTTGCCTGTCTCCAGCTCGATGAGCTGTACTTGGCCGGGGGAACGGCCTGGAAAGGCTAGTAACTTTCGTCCCAGACAAGCCAGCCCCAGTGGGTTGTCTGACGTTTCATAGACAGACAACTTTTTCGGCGATGTCGAAAAGGCGAAGACATGTATGCTATTTAGAAGCGCGACCACGATCTTGGATTTGGAAAGGCGGACGCCGAGGACTGAGGTTCGAAACTCGAGGATGATGGCAGCTTTCTGCTTCGCATCATCCCAGATAACGAGCTGAATCTTCCAATAAGCGTTCAATTCGATAAAGCACCCCCTATGAAGAGCTTACATACTTTGTTCTGGGGGAACTTGGGGTTTCGGCCTCCGCCAACAATTGCAAGATAGTTTGACTGGCCTAGCATTTCCACCAACCCGATTCCTGCGTTGAAATCTGCAACCATCCAGAAGCCGGTAAGCTGCCTCTGACAGGGATGAAGCTGGGGGTTACTGACCTCGAGAGACCTTTAGCTCACAAGGATTCGCATTAAATACTGCGCAAAGAGCCTCTTAGCATCATTCCTCTTGCATTTGCCAGGCCCAGCGGCTTCATGCACCTCTGTAGGCGGACCATACCACAAAATCCAGAGTTGAGGCCCACTGAAAAACAGCTGCTGTCGTTATTGAAGGCCGCCGACAGTGAACACGGCCCTGTAGACTCGTCAATGACTTGGCGGGTATTCATGATTGCGGCGCATGACGTGGGAGGGGAGGACCGCGCTAAGATTGGATCTTGGTCGAGACCGGATGAGGCAGCGACAAATTCAAGGTGTTTTGAGTCCGTGTGCAGGTGCTGTCAGACAAAATTCCCGTCTTGTGAGTCTGGATGAGCAAAGAAGCCTGCTTGGACATGAGATGGTATGAAAGTTGGTTCGAGTAATGTTGGCGCAGATCGACCAGCATCTAGCGTACGGCGGAAGTGTAGATCGGCGATAAGGAAAGTGGTTGCAGGCCAACGGACCGCCGATTGCAGATTGCGGGAAGCTCCTCTTTCAAGACCGGGGGAGCCGGGGTAGCAACTCTGGATGCCTTGTTGATGCCTGACTTATGGTGCACCGGACGCTGTAGGAGCCTGAGGCTAGCTAATTTGTGGCCTAAGGTTAGCCAGTCGAGGGCTGTGTGAATGCCTGAGGTGTAAACGGAGTATCCATCTGGGCGCCAAAGCCAGCGCTGCTCGACCGCCCGGGGATCATTGGAGGACGTTCGTGGATTACCTAATCCGATCCAGTCCCGGCCGTGACACCGTCGACGGGCGCCCTGCCCGCACGGCGGTCACCAAAACCTCGACGACCCCGTAGTGCCATTGACCAGTACCCACCAAGTGTACTCCTTCCAGTACAGTGGTGAGCCCCTGAGGACTTATCATTCATGGAATGGAAATACCTGTCTGGCTCTGAATaacaagatgatcaagatcgAGATGGATACGATTGAGATTTATGAGAATGATGGCGCACGGTACACCTCTAGCAATCACTTATTTTTCCTaatatttctttttcctttaGTAGTGAAAACATCACCTCCATCAGCATCGCTTGGCTGTCCAAGTACTGTAGTAGTATAATAATCTCCAGGAGTACCTGGCACTAAGTTCACTTGGGTACTGTGGAGCTCGTACCAGTGGCCCAGTAGGGGACACTGAGGTACCTCTTTCAGGAGAAACAGCTAAGCTGGGACTGGAGTAGAGAGGAGAGTCCCGTGATTGGTCGCggagagaaagggggaaacACGAACGCCCTCACATCTtaattcccccccccccctacgACTACTGTTGCTGCTACTACGACGACCGCTTGCTGCAAACTCGATTGCTATTCGCGTGACGGGCAATTTTCTGGAACGTCGAGATTGAATCTTTGGAGACTTTACTgtggtctcttttttttttgcaagTCCTTGACTGCAGGTCATTTCATTCCTCCGCTTCTCATCGATTCCCCCCTGTCCTCACTTAGCCCACCATGTCGTCGGCCCTCAACGCGGTATGTGTTCCCCTTTTTATCCTTTACGCGACATCCCGACACCAAACTTCCCCCGGAAAATGCCCCTTCCCAATGGACGGAGAAGTGGATAAACAATCAAGCAAAAGGCATCGAGGCTGACCCTATTCCCCCCCATCGGGGTAGCATCAGATCcgtcgcaagaagaatgtcaagaAGGGAATTCAGTTCTGTTTGATGGTGTGCGGCGCCAGCGGAACGGGTAAGCTCAACAAAAATGTGTCGAGGTCCGGTCAATTGCTCACCCATCGTGTCATCAATCAGGGCGCACAACTTTTGTAAACACTCTGTGTGGAAAGACAGTGCTTGAGGGCAAGGAATCCGACGACCCAGAGCATGCCCACGTCGAGGAGGGTGTTCGCATCAAGCCCGTCACTGTTGGTAAGTGAAAAGCCATCCCGATGGGCGCAGATCGCCAGTATGCGTACTGACTCTTGCGGCCTACACCAGAGCTCGAATTGGACGATGAGGGAACTCGAATCTCTCTGACCGTTGTTGATACCCCCGGATTTGGTGATCAGATCGACAATGAGGCAAGGCATGTGGACATTCGTGAGGTTGCCAGCCGTCTGGGATTCTCATACTAACTTTTCCTGGCGGAACAGCTTTGGCGAGATTGTTGGCTTCCTAGAGCGCCAGTACGATGACATTCTCGCGGAGGAGTCTCGCATCAAGCGTAACCCACGCTTCAGGGACAACCGGGTTCACGTTCTGCTCTACTTTATCACACCCACCGGCCACGGTCTTCGCGAGCTCGACATTGAATTGATGAAACGCCTCTCTCCCCGTGTCAACGTGATCCCCGTCATCGGCAAGGCCGATTCTCTCACCCCCGCAGAGCTGGCTGAGTCCAAAAAATTGATTATGGAAGATATTGAACACTACCGCATCCCTGTTTACAACTTCCCTTACGACatcgaggaggacgatgaggacacCGTGGAGGAGAACGCCGAACTTCGTGGATTGATGCCCTTCGCCATTGTGGGATCTGAAGACTTTGTGGACATTGATGACCGAAAAGTGCGCGCCCGACAGTACCCGTGGGGTGTGGTTGAGGTCGAGAACCCCCGACACTCCGACTTTTTGGCCATCCGAAGCGCCCTCCTTCACAGCCACTTGGCAGATCTCAAGGAGATCACCCACGACTTCCTTTACGAAAACTACCGTACCGAGAAGCTGAGCAAGAGTGTGGACGGCGGTCTATCGTATGTCTTCCATTCTTTCCAGAATACAATATACCCAATGTCGATCCGATTGACGATACTGACTAAACTTGCAGTGGCATGGACTCTTCCATGAACCCTGAGGACCTCGCCTCTCAGTCCGTGCGCTTGAAGGAGGAGCAGCTCCGTcgtgaggaagagaagctgCGCGAGATTGAGCTCAAGGTGCAGCGTGAGATTGCCGAGAAGCGACAGGAGCTTCTGGCCCGTGAGAGCCAGCTCAGAGAGATTGAGGCCCGCATGGCCCGCGAGGCCAGCCAAAGCAATGTCAGCGAAGCCCCGACTGGGGAGGCTTGAGTGGACCTCCCTTGAGGTTACTCTGTCAATTCGGTTGTCAATGCGACTTATTCAGCGGGGCGCCATTTCACGTTGTGATACCGTTTGTGCCAACTTATGGACTTCGCGGCACAAAattggttttcttttttttgtttatgGGGATAATATCAACTCTTTATTCACGTTAATAGCTTTtatccttcctttttttgttccttATTTCTACCCTTCTCTTGGCCTCGGCCCTCGATTGTTGTTCCTCTGTGAAGTTTGTTCAAATTTTCGGTGACAAAATGCAGCCTTCAAGACGGCCACAAAAAGTGAAAGTCAAATGTCCCCCCGTCCCTACCTCCGCTTACAGGAAGAAATCACGTATTCCCGTGGGGAGGCAACATGATTGTTCCTGGTAGCGGCCGTTTCCAGATAACGGCATCCCCATATTGGTctggttttttctttctgaaATAAAAGATCTTCCAATCTCTTCCTTGGATTGGACCAGAAGAGACACCAGCTTCCAGATTCGTTCGCATGACGGATTGCTCTTTTGTCCATCTTCGTTCCTGTCAGCCCCGTCGCGCGTCGGAAGTGGCACTATCTGCCCGCTTCCATTACAGGTACTCACAGTAGGCTCCAGTATATTTTCACAGGGCTGGTGACGCAATCATCATAGCGCTGGTGGGTACCTGGTATCAAGGTGCTATGCCCACGGTCCTAAACGGTATGCTAAAGTTGGCTACCTAGGGTCGTCAGATCAAGTTCGCCTACGTTTAGGTAGTAGGTGATGTTTTTCCATTGTATGAGGTCCTACCTGAGAGATCTGCCAGATCAATACCTCCCACGGGCAGATATACCCGGTAGGTAAATAGGGGTGTGCAAGCCGAAACACGAAGGAATTAGGTTGGTACTTGTGAGCATGGAAAGGATCGGACCTTCATATCACTAGGTAATTGGAGGTAATCTAAAGCCAAGTGAAGCTCAGCCGAGGACGAATTGCAGAGCGATACGGAGTCTACAGGGAATGATATATGCTTACTTCCGTGTGATtcgaagggggaaaaggggaa comes from Penicillium oxalicum strain HP7-1 chromosome I, whole genome shotgun sequence and encodes:
- a CDS encoding RNA-binding motif protein, X-linked 2, whose product is MNAIRQTQALNKRELENAVPPEASWHADYRDTAYIYIGGLPLDLSEGDIITIFSQYGEPVHINLLRDKETGKSRGFAFLKYEDQRSTDLAVDNLGGATVLGRMLRVDHARYKRRDDEEEGDNVARLMGDATIAEGKADGDESRRERRRRSDDEMEERRPLLKEEKELQDLIHNHDDEDPMKEFLIEEKKEEIALALARYKNTDIIVAIALGPRSAGTGATNLEARRDDRDRGRQTVGKNPEATALRNTMSVIGGNELIEQMDPEGNSRSSAPAHRTRDDIAVIANGMNTVTESLHYVAKFCILQCCPAKKQFGALR
- a CDS encoding SVP1-like protein 2, whose protein sequence is MNTRQVIDDGPQLWILWYGPPTEVHEAAGPGKCKRNDAKRLFAQYLMRILRQLTGFWMVADFNAGIGLVEMLGQSNYLAIVGGGRNPKFPQNKLVIWDDAKQKAAIILEFRTSVLGVRLSKSKIVVALLNSIHVFAFSTSPKKLSVYETSDNPLGLACLGRKLLAFPGRSPGQVQLIELETGNISIIPAHSSPLRAMTLSPDGELLATASEAGTLVRVFSTTNCTKLAELRRGVDHAVIFSLAFSPSNTLLAVTSDKSTLHIFDVPHPHLPHRSQSPAASTEESASQKWGILGRLPLLPRVFSDIYSSASAHFEIGNEAASGILYGMPTGTSMGRPVKGVIGWLDNQTLLVLGAGQDGRWEKFILRNGDDGRRYCMRDGWKRYLGG
- a CDS encoding Septin produces the protein MSSALNAHQIRRKKNVKKGIQFCLMVCGASGTGRTTFVNTLCGKTVLEGKESDDPEHAHVEEGVRIKPVTVELELDDEGTRISLTVVDTPGFGDQIDNEARHVDIQRQYDDILAEESRIKRNPRFRDNRVHVLLYFITPTGHGLRELDIELMKRLSPRVNVIPVIGKADSLTPAELAESKKLIMEDIEHYRIPVYNFPYDIEEDDEDTVEENAELRGLMPFAIVGSEDFVDIDDRKVRARQYPWGVVEVENPRHSDFLAIRSALLHSHLADLKEITHDFLYENYRTEKLSKSVDGGLSGMDSSMNPEDLASQSVRLKEEQLRREEEKLREIELKVQREIAEKRQELLARESQLREIEARMAREASQSNVSEAPTGEA